A genomic region of Phragmites australis chromosome 2, lpPhrAust1.1, whole genome shotgun sequence contains the following coding sequences:
- the LOC133908569 gene encoding transcription factor MTB1-like — protein sequence MSWSETDAALFAAVLGRDAAHHLATTPPHLDGPAASAAAPELQARLHDLVERGGVWTYGIFWQESRNGAGGRAVLGWGDGHCRDGGAPLDDAAVAGEADAAERSVARKRVLLRLHALYGGGDDDGADYALRLDRVTGSEMYFLASMYFSFPEGAGGPGHALSSGRHGWATVDSHPLAAAPGWYVRASLARSAGLRTVVFLPCKGGVLELGSVAVISETPEALSAIKSTFAVHPAAPEECMRIFGKDLSPGRQSAPAQTTGRNINWTPVQATPSAPVKNEMAKRKPLEPPKSIDFTKPAAHGQAVGEERRPRKRGRKPANGREEPLNHVEAERQRREKLNQRFYALRAVVPKISKMDKASLLSDAIAYIQELEERLRGGGTAGPARAESPAVEVKAMQEEVVLRVTTPLYAHPVSGVFHAIRNAELNVAASDVAVADDAVTHTLVLRSAGPERLTAETVLAAMSRGMTSATPSP from the coding sequence ATGTCGTGGTCGGAGACGGACGCCGCGCTGTTCGCGGCGGTGCTGGGGCGGGACGCGGCGCACCACCTGGCCACCACGCCGCCGCACCTCGACGGGCctgcggcgtcggcggcggctcCCGAGCTCCAGGCGCGCCTGCACGACCTCGTCGAGCGGGGCGGCGTGTGGACGTACGGCATCTTCTGGCAGGAGTCCCGcaacggcgccggcggccgcgcCGTGCTTGGCTGGGGCGACGGGCACTGCCGCGACGGTGGGGCCCCGCTCGACGACGCCGCCGTCGCTGGGGAAGCCGACGCGGCGGAGAGGAGTGTGGCCCGGAAGCGCGTGCTTCTGCGGCTGCACGCGCTCTACGGCGGCGGGGACGACGATGGCGCTGACTACGCGCTCCGGCTGGACCGGGTCACCGGCTCCGAGATGTACTTCCTGGCGTCCATGTACTTCTCGTTCCCGGAGGGCGCGGGCGGGCCTGGCCACGCGCTGTCCTCAGGACGCCACGGCTGGGCCACCGTGGACTCCCACCCGCTCGCCGCAGCGCCCGGATGGTACGTCCGTGCGTCTCTGGCACGGTCCGCGGGCCTCCGCACCGTCGTCTTCCTCCCGTGTAAGGGCGGCGTTCTCGAGCTCGGTTCCGTCGCGGTCATCTCCGAGACCCCCGAAGCCCTGAGCGCCATCAAATCCACCTTCGCCGTTCATCCCGCAGCGCCTGAGGAATGCATGAGAATCTTCGGTAAGGACCTGTCGCCCGGCAGACAAAGTGCGCCTGCGCAGACAACCGGACGCAACATCAATTGGACGCCAGTTCAAGCCACGCCGTCCGCCCCAGTCAAAAACGAGATGGCCAAACGGAAGCCTTTGGAGCCACCCAAGAGCATAGACTTCACCAAACCGGCAGCGCATGGCCAGGCGGTTGGCGAGGAGCGGAGGCCGCGGAAGCGTGGACGGAAGCCGGCGAACGGGCGGGAGGAGCCACTGAACCACGTAGAGGCGGAGCGGCAGCGGCGGGAGAAGCTGAACCAGCGGTTCTACGCCCTGCGCGCGGTGGTCCCCAAGATCTCCAAGATGGACAAGGCGTCTCTGCTCAGCGATGCCATCGCGTACATCCAGGAGCTGGAGGAACGGCTCCGTGGCGGCGGCACGGCGGGGCCGGCGCGGGCCGAGAGCCCGGCTGTCGAGGTCAAGGCAatgcaggaggaggtggtgctgCGCGTGACCACGCCCCTGTACGCGCACCCCGTCTCCGGGGTCTTCCACGCCATCAGGAACGCCGAGCTCAACGTTGCGGCGTCGGACGTGGCGGTGGCGGACGATGCCGTCACGCACACGCTtgtgctgcggtcggccgggcCCGAGCGACTGACGGCGGAGACGGTGCTGGCCGCGATGTCACGGGGGATGACCAGCGCCACCCCCTCCCCGTGA